The genome window TTGCCCCGACACCGGTGGACAGGGAGAGCGGCACATCGGAGCTGGTCCGGGCCAGCAGGCTGGCGGCGTCCACACGGTCCCAGCCGTAGGCCGGGGAGGTGATCCGTCCTGTGGCGTCCACCGGTGCGGAGAAGGCGATGCCGATACCGACGGGGTCGGACAGTCCTCGACCCAGCGTGGTCAGGCCGTGATGGACGGCCTCGAGAGCCTCCGGTGGGGTGAGTTCGGGCAGTGGGAGTCGGAGGGTGCGGGACCGGAGGATGCGTCCGGTGGCGTCGACGGCGACGAGTTGGGTGCTCTGCAGTCCCACGTGGGCGCCGAGCGCGGTGATGTGGTTCCCCGTGGGATGGAGAGTGGATCCTGGTCGGCCGATGGTGGCGGCGTCGGTCCTGGTCGGCGTGTTCTGGGCGACCAGTCCGGCCTCAATCAGCGCGGCGACATGCCTGGTCACGGTCGGTTGCGAGAGGTCGAGGTCGTCGTGCAGTCGACTACGCGTGATGCCCGGGCTGGTCCGGATCTGATGGAGGACGCGGGCCGGTCCGGTGTCCGGCGTTGCGAACCGGGCGATGGAGACGGACGGGAGCGTGGCGAGAGTCATGGAGTCCACCATAGATCAGTCGGAGCGAAAAGAACAGACCGCTCTGTCTGTTCGTTTCATGGGGAGTTGAAGTGTGGCTCCGGTCTTCCGTCCGGTGGTCTACTCGGCGACCATGACCACAACATCCCGCGATTCTCTTCCCGCATCCCCCAATGTGACCCTCCACTGGTTCCTGCCGACCAACGGCGATTCCCGGGGTATCGTCGGCGGCGGCCACGGTGCCGAGGCTCAACTCGGTGATCGTTTTCCTGACCTGCGGTATCTCACCCAGGTGGCGCAGGCTGCGGAGTACAACGGCTTCGAGGCCGTACTGACCCCGACCGGCCACTGGTGCCACGATTCCTGGCTGGCGACCTCGGCGCTGCTGTCGGCGACCGAGCGGCTGAAGTTCCTCGTCGCCTACCGGCCGAGCCTCGTCCCGGCGACGCTGCTGGCCCAGCAGGCACTGACCTACCAGGAACTCTCTGGCGACCGGCTGCTGCTCAACGTGGTGGTGGGCGGGGAGGACGCCGAACAGCGGACGTTCGGGGACTGGTCGTCGAAGGAGGAGCGGTACGCGCTCGCTGACGAGGCATTGGCTGTGGCCGACCACTTGTGGACGTCACCGCATCCGGTGACGGTCTCCGGCGAGCATCTGCAGATCGAAGGCGCGACGCTGGCCCGACGCCCACGGACCGCTCCTCCGGTGTTCTTCGGAGGTTCCTCGCCGGCCGGGATCGAAGTCGCCGCGAAGCGCGCGGACGTGTATCTGACCTGGGGTGAGCACCCGGATGCTGTCGCCGAAAAGTTGTCCAGGGTGCAGGAGGCGGCCCGTCGCCACGGCCGGGTGCTGGAGTACGGTATCCGGCTCCATGTCATTTCCCGGGACACGGAGGAGGAAGCATGGGCGGAGGCGCAGAAACTCTATGATTCCCTATCCGCGGAGGAAGTTGCCCGCGCCCAGGCGGGTCTGAAGACCTCGCAGTCGGAGGGGCAGCGTCGGATGTCCGAGATCCACGGCAGAGGTTCCGGATTTGTCGCGGGCGGAGATGCCCGGGCTCTGGAGTTCGCCCCCGGACTGTGGTCGGGCATCGGTCTGGTCCGTGGCGGAGCGGGCACCGCTCTGGTCGGTTCCCATGACCGGGTGGCGGAGACGATCGACCAGTTCCGCCGCGCGGGCATCGGTCATTTCATTCTTTCCGGGTATCCGCATATCGAAGAGGCCTTCCGGGTGGGGGAGGGGACGGTGCCTGCCCTGTTGCGCCGTGGTGTCACAGTGACGAATCATCCGGCACCTCAGGTAGGGGCCGATGAGTCCGCCGAACCGGCAAGACATTCGGCATGACGACGACAACTGACTCTCAGACCGGCTCTGTCGCACCGGCTACGGCCGAGGCCCCCGACGGTCGACTCCGCGAACGCGAACGTGGAGTACGGAAGGGTGGACGCCGCTCGCGTCGGTGGTTGCTCCATCTCGGGACGCTCACCGGTGTGATCGCCGTATGGTGGGCGATCGCCCGCTGGGCCGGACTTGATCCTGTTGTTCTCCCCGGCCCCGGTGAGGTGGCCGAACGCCTGGTAACGACGAATCTTTGTCGGGACGGGTCCGGCGCGAGTGCCCGCCAGGAGTGCGGTGTGCAGGGCTATTTCCTGTGGCAGCATCTCCTCGCGACGATCGAGCGCATCGCCGTAGGCCTCGGTGCCGGTACCCTCGTGGGCATTCTCCTGGGATGGCTCTTGGGCTCCAGCGCGACGGTACGGTCCGTCGTCGAGCCGTATCTGTCCTTCCTGCGGGCTCTTCCGCCACTCGGCTATATCGGTCTCCTTATCGTCTGGTTCGGCATCGGTGACGAGTCGAAGGTGGTCCTGCTCTTCCTTGCCTCCTTCCCGACGGTCGCCGTCGCGACATTGGCTGGCGTGACCGGAATCCGGCGGGATTGGCTTCTGGCGTCCCAGTCGTTGGGGGCGAACCGCCGACAGGTCTTCAGTAGCGTCCTGTTGCCGGGGGCTCTGCCCGACATCATCGGAGGCATTCGACTGGCGTCCGGTCTGTGCTGGTCCGCGATCGTCGCCGCCGAGATGAATGACGGGATTCCGGGTATCGGTGGACTCGCCTACATTTCGGGAACTCAGTTGGACACCTCGCTGGCGATTGCCTGCCTCATCGTCATCGGTGTCGCCGCACTGCTCCTCGATCAGCTTCTGCTGTGGGTGGAGCGCACCTACTCACCCTGGAGGACCAAGCAGTGATTCCCCCGTCAGCTTTCTTCCGGTTTCACGTGAAACCGTCCTCTCGTGCCCTCCGGGCACTGGGTGGAGCTACCACAGCATTCTGTGCCTTGGCGGTGACCTCCTGCGTCGGTCCGCCGGCCGCAGAATGGGCTGATGCGGCTGCGGAGGTGGAATGTCCGGTCACCCCGTCAGAGGCGGACGGACGTATCCGTATCGGCTATCTCGGCAGTCCCGCTGCAGATCTCTATACGCAGGACCAGAAGCTCGCCGAAGCGTGCCTCCCGAACGCTGAAGTGACCTGGACCAGGTTCCCGACCGGCCAGGATATTGTCCAGGGTTTCGCGGCAGGCTCAGTGGATATTGCCGCTCTCGGCTCCACGCCGACCACCAAGGCGCTCAGCGCGCCGTTGAACCTTGACGTCTCCGTTGTAGCGGTCAACGCGGTGATCGGTGCCAGCGAAGCACTGGTGGCGAAGGACGCGGAGTCGATCAAGGATCTCGTCGGAGCCAGGATCGCGGTGCCGTTCTCCTCGACCTCCCACTACAGTCTGCTCAACGCCCTCATCGACGCGGGGCTGGATCCGCAACGGGACGTGGAGATCGTCAACATTTCTCCCGACAAGCTTCCGGCAGCGTGGAAGTCAGACGAGATTGACGCCGCCTACGTCTGGGATCCAACCTTGGCCGAATTGAAGGAGGGCAGCGGAGGGACGGTCCCGGGCCGCGTCCTCACCGACTCCGCCGAGCAGGCCGAGGCGGGCCATGCGACATACAACGTCAGTCTTGCGGACAACGCGTGGATCGACTCTCACCAGGAACTGCTGGACACCTTCCTGGAGCTTCAGGCATGGGTTGTCGACCATGCCGATGAGGACCCGGAAGATTTCGCCACGGTGAATGCCGCGGCGTCGGGTATGGACGAGGACGCGGCACGGCTGCAGATCAGTGGACAGCAGTTCATCCACGGGTCCGAGCAGGCGCAATATCTCACGGAGTTCCCGGACGCCATCTTCGCCACGGCCGAGTTCCTTAAGGAACAGGGGGAAATCCCCTCGGTGAAGGAGCGTGAGGATTACGCTGCGGCGACCCGTCCCGAACTCTGGAAGGACTTCTCATGATCTCCCTGACTGATGTCTCCCACGTCTACGAGACAGATGCCGGTGACGCTGTCGAGGCGCTGAGCGATGTGACTCTGTCGATCGCCGATGCCGAAATCGTGTGTCTTGTCGGCCCGTCCGGGTGCGGTAAGTCCACCTTGCTTCGGATTCTCGCTGGCTTCCTGCCGGCGAGTTCCGGGGAGATTCTCGTCGGTGGTGCTCCAGTGGCCGGTGCGGACCCGGACCGAGGTGTGGTCTTCCAGCAGCCGACCCTGTTCCCCTGGTACACGGTGCGGGAGAATGTCCGTCTCAGCTACCGCTATTCCGGGGACGAGGAGCAGAAGGTCGCGGCTGATGAACTGATTGAGTTGGTCGGTCTCGATGATGCGGTGGACCGTCTTCCCCACGAGTTGTCCGGAGGTATGCAGCAGCGGACGCAGATTGCCCGTGTTCTCGCCGCCGGGCCCTCCTATGTGCTGATGGACGAGCCGTTCGGTGCGCTGGACCCGTTCACCCGCGAGCAGCTCCAGGCTGAACTGCTCCGGGTCTGGGGCCGTGACCGACCGACGATCGTCTTCGTCACGCACAGTGTCGAGGAGGCGTTGCTGATCGGTCATCGCGTCGTGGTGATGGCAGCTCGACCCGGTCGAGTGATCGAGGACGTGCGGGTTCCGGAGCATCTCCGGGTGTCCGCCGAGGGTGTTTCACGTGAAACGGTTCAAGCTGATCTGCGTGCAGCCACGGCCGACCCGGACTTCGTGGCCCTGCGGCACCAGGTCACGGAAGCCATCAATGCCGCGCATGTCGTCGGCGCCTAGAACGGGACCTCCCTGTCTGTGGGGGCAGCGGGAGCGGGGCGGGCCTCTGCGACAGCGGCGGTGACCCGGGCCAGTTCGTCCAGCCGGAGCCGGTTGTGTTCGCGGAGCGTCGAGTAGCGCCTCGAGGCCCGGCTGCGGAAGGTGGAGCGGGCGTACACCGCCAGGGGACCGGTGGGTTCCGTCATGAGGACGTGGCCGTCATCGATACTTGTCCACATTTCGGTTCCTTCGGCAGTGACGGTGACATCAAACCATCCCATGGTCTTCATGAGGTGATGCCGTCGACAGAGGCAGTGGAGGTTCGTGGTCGACGTCGCTCCGCCGCTCTGGAACCGCATGATGTGGTCGAGGTCGCACTGGTCCGCCGGAACCTCGCAGCCGGGAAAGCGGCAGGTGCCGTCCCTTCCGCGGACGAAGCTGGCGATCGCCTCGGTCGGTGTGTATGCCTCGGTGGAGGCGTGTCCGGTTACGCGCAGGCTCGTCACCCGGGCCATGAAGTTCTCGGTGGCGATGGCGCTGAGCCAGGTACCGTCCGAGGTCGCCGCGACCGGTGATTCGGGTTCCCGGTAGATGTTGAGGGTGACGGCGACCTCGGCCGTCCCACGCACCATGTGCATCAGTGCATCAGCGCGGGAACAGGCGAGCTTCCGGCAGACGGCATTCAGTACCGCGCACAGTTCCGCCGCTTCGGGATCGGTGAGGACCGCGGTCACGGTGGTGGTGGGGGAGTCCGGAAAACTCAAGACGTCGACTCGTCGGTGTGCGAGCGAACGGTCGGTCGCCCGCTGGGCGGCGGTCCGTGTGGTGGCCTGCTCACCGGGATCGAGCGGGCGGGCCAGCGCATCGTGTTCGGCGATCACCTTCTGGATTCGGTGGTGGAGCGCCCGGACACCGGGCAGGGTCTCCCCGTCGCGCCGCGGAGTCAGCACGCGGATCAGTGCGTGTTCGATGCTGTGCTCCGGCTCGTCCCCCTCATCCTGGGTAATTCCGTCACAGCACCGGGCCAGCATGGTGAGGTGGTCCAGGCCGAGCATGCCGTGGGAGAGGTGCACGGCAAGCTGTGGGAACGCGACAAGCAACAGCCCGATATCGCAGTAGGCCGATACCCTGTGCCGCGGCAGACTGAACCGGGCGGTGAGCGTGGACAGATGCTTCTCGACATCGGCGTCGGGATCGGGCGTGCAATGGCGTGCCAGGACGAGATGGTCCCTGTTCATACTGCGCAGAACAAGTGTTGGTGTGTCGGTATCTGTCTCGGAGGCCCAGCGGTGGCGGTCCGGAAGCGGTACCGGGGTGAAGCAGGCACTGATGAGATCGAAGGACGGATGCTGGTCAGAGATCGGCGGAGGGGACGGTGGT of Corynebacterium terpenotabidum Y-11 contains these proteins:
- a CDS encoding ABC transporter ATP-binding protein, with the protein product MISLTDVSHVYETDAGDAVEALSDVTLSIADAEIVCLVGPSGCGKSTLLRILAGFLPASSGEILVGGAPVAGADPDRGVVFQQPTLFPWYTVRENVRLSYRYSGDEEQKVAADELIELVGLDDAVDRLPHELSGGMQQRTQIARVLAAGPSYVLMDEPFGALDPFTREQLQAELLRVWGRDRPTIVFVTHSVEEALLIGHRVVVMAARPGRVIEDVRVPEHLRVSAEGVSRETVQADLRAATADPDFVALRHQVTEAINAAHVVGA
- a CDS encoding taurine ABC transporter substrate-binding protein, which gives rise to MKPSSRALRALGGATTAFCALAVTSCVGPPAAEWADAAAEVECPVTPSEADGRIRIGYLGSPAADLYTQDQKLAEACLPNAEVTWTRFPTGQDIVQGFAAGSVDIAALGSTPTTKALSAPLNLDVSVVAVNAVIGASEALVAKDAESIKDLVGARIAVPFSSTSHYSLLNALIDAGLDPQRDVEIVNISPDKLPAAWKSDEIDAAYVWDPTLAELKEGSGGTVPGRVLTDSAEQAEAGHATYNVSLADNAWIDSHQELLDTFLELQAWVVDHADEDPEDFATVNAAASGMDEDAARLQISGQQFIHGSEQAQYLTEFPDAIFATAEFLKEQGEIPSVKEREDYAAATRPELWKDFS
- a CDS encoding HNH endonuclease signature motif containing protein; translation: MNRDHLVLARHCTPDPDADVEKHLSTLTARFSLPRHRVSAYCDIGLLLVAFPQLAVHLSHGMLGLDHLTMLARCCDGITQDEGDEPEHSIEHALIRVLTPRRDGETLPGVRALHHRIQKVIAEHDALARPLDPGEQATTRTAAQRATDRSLAHRRVDVLSFPDSPTTTVTAVLTDPEAAELCAVLNAVCRKLACSRADALMHMVRGTAEVAVTLNIYREPESPVAATSDGTWLSAIATENFMARVTSLRVTGHASTEAYTPTEAIASFVRGRDGTCRFPGCEVPADQCDLDHIMRFQSGGATSTTNLHCLCRRHHLMKTMGWFDVTVTAEGTEMWTSIDDGHVLMTEPTGPLAVYARSTFRSRASRRYSTLREHNRLRLDELARVTAAVAEARPAPAAPTDREVPF
- a CDS encoding LLM class flavin-dependent oxidoreductase encodes the protein MTTTSRDSLPASPNVTLHWFLPTNGDSRGIVGGGHGAEAQLGDRFPDLRYLTQVAQAAEYNGFEAVLTPTGHWCHDSWLATSALLSATERLKFLVAYRPSLVPATLLAQQALTYQELSGDRLLLNVVVGGEDAEQRTFGDWSSKEERYALADEALAVADHLWTSPHPVTVSGEHLQIEGATLARRPRTAPPVFFGGSSPAGIEVAAKRADVYLTWGEHPDAVAEKLSRVQEAARRHGRVLEYGIRLHVISRDTEEEAWAEAQKLYDSLSAEEVARAQAGLKTSQSEGQRRMSEIHGRGSGFVAGGDARALEFAPGLWSGIGLVRGGAGTALVGSHDRVAETIDQFRRAGIGHFILSGYPHIEEAFRVGEGTVPALLRRGVTVTNHPAPQVGADESAEPARHSA
- a CDS encoding ROK family transcriptional regulator is translated as MTLATLPSVSIARFATPDTGPARVLHQIRTSPGITRSRLHDDLDLSQPTVTRHVAALIEAGLVAQNTPTRTDAATIGRPGSTLHPTGNHITALGAHVGLQSTQLVAVDATGRILRSRTLRLPLPELTPPEALEAVHHGLTTLGRGLSDPVGIGIAFSAPVDATGRITSPAYGWDRVDAASLLARTSSDVPLSLSTGVGAMAGAELGSAPLPPAHTDVPGGRSTLYIYARELVAHAWIVGNAVHQPFTGTTPTAFSRIAESGSFGWSRGGSGHPLGTTAVLEAARDRGLPVSTLPELVSLATRNPVARELLNERADLLGRIIALAVEVVDPATVVFAGEAFTADPTAVKTIAAHLHTGAPRRQLSIQRAGDGILSRAAAVTALHQLWSDPLS
- a CDS encoding ABC transporter permease, with amino-acid sequence MTTTTDSQTGSVAPATAEAPDGRLRERERGVRKGGRRSRRWLLHLGTLTGVIAVWWAIARWAGLDPVVLPGPGEVAERLVTTNLCRDGSGASARQECGVQGYFLWQHLLATIERIAVGLGAGTLVGILLGWLLGSSATVRSVVEPYLSFLRALPPLGYIGLLIVWFGIGDESKVVLLFLASFPTVAVATLAGVTGIRRDWLLASQSLGANRRQVFSSVLLPGALPDIIGGIRLASGLCWSAIVAAEMNDGIPGIGGLAYISGTQLDTSLAIACLIVIGVAALLLDQLLLWVERTYSPWRTKQ